A region of Solea solea chromosome 7, fSolSol10.1, whole genome shotgun sequence DNA encodes the following proteins:
- the linc.pou2af1 gene encoding colorectal cancer associated 2 isoform X1, whose amino-acid sequence MQQRERAQWASGGGGAAERCAGWRGVESVNVVVVVFVCCFCKHEPFCSPRSDKPRVYQGVRVKTTVKELLQRHRAREANSKKLKTISQACLDLQDLCQSTFPSIIPSGHYVDPPAAITPADTSSCSARALQMRTAPFQAPESACGIHMQGNAFSDTQQQFGDMTLPSNCYNGSNNNNIIINNNNNNNNNNHTIGDGGYNNNHAASLPPPPTFPLPWYYGLSSDADYYGHEMAPGSPESQKLYSPMDHNSYSPQDSFSSSSSSCYDSPTRMESSHHGFASEHFHYQHCNLQDCYCLSHCWSGQQEGFTAPEYTPCYNPTDYPYTCLVEESFRRDLQTNAEMCYNIL is encoded by the exons atgcagcagagagagagagctcagtGGGCTTCAGGTGGAGGAGGGGCCGCTGAGCGGTGTGCAGGGTGGAGAGGAGTGGagtcagttaatgttgttgttgttgtttttgtctgctgcTTTTGTAAACATGAGCCATTCTGTTCTCCTCGCTCAGATAAGCCGAGAGTGTACCAGGGCGTCCGTGTGAAGACCACGGTCAAAGAGTTGCTGCAGAGGCACAGAGCCCGCGAGGCCAACAGCAAAAAGCTGAAAACG ATATCCCAGGCTTGCTTGGATCTTCAGGATCTCTGTCAGTCAACTTTTCCAA gtataaTCCCCTCTGGTCACTATGTGGATCCTCCTGCCGCAATCACTCCAGCGGACACGAGCAGTTGCAGCGCGCGAGCCCTCCAGATGCGCACCGCCCCGTTCCAGGCTCCTGAGAGCGCGTGCGGCATCCATATGCAGGGGAACGCATTCAGTGACACCCAGCAGCAGTTTGGGGACATGACGTTGCCCAGTAACTGCTACAatggcagcaacaacaacaacatcatcatcaacaacaacaacaataacaacaacaacaaccacaccaTCGGCGACGGCGgctacaacaacaaccacgCCGCctccctgcctcctcctcccaccttcCCGCTGCCTTGGTACTATGGACTCTCCTCAGATGCGGACTATTATGGGCATGAAATG GCTCCTGGCTCCCCAGAGTCACAGAAGCTCTACAGCCCCATGGATCATAACAGCTACTCGCCTCAAgactccttctcttcctcctcctcctcctgctacGACTCGCCCACCAGGATGGAGTCCAGCCACCACGGCTTTGCCTCAGAACACTTCCACTACCAGCACTGCAACCTTCAGGACTGTTACTGCCTGTCCCACTGTTGGTCGGGTCAGCAGGAGGGCTTCACTGCCCCTGAATACACACCTTGCTACAACCCCACAGACTATCCATACACCTGCCTGGTGGAGGAAAGCTTCAGGAGGGATTTGCAGACAAACGCTGAAATGTGTTACAATATATTATGA
- the linc.pou2af1 gene encoding colorectal cancer associated 2 isoform X2 yields MSDKPRVYQGVRVKTTVKELLQRHRAREANSKKLKTISQACLDLQDLCQSTFPSIIPSGHYVDPPAAITPADTSSCSARALQMRTAPFQAPESACGIHMQGNAFSDTQQQFGDMTLPSNCYNGSNNNNIIINNNNNNNNNNHTIGDGGYNNNHAASLPPPPTFPLPWYYGLSSDADYYGHEMAPGSPESQKLYSPMDHNSYSPQDSFSSSSSSCYDSPTRMESSHHGFASEHFHYQHCNLQDCYCLSHCWSGQQEGFTAPEYTPCYNPTDYPYTCLVEESFRRDLQTNAEMCYNIL; encoded by the exons ATGTCTG ATAAGCCGAGAGTGTACCAGGGCGTCCGTGTGAAGACCACGGTCAAAGAGTTGCTGCAGAGGCACAGAGCCCGCGAGGCCAACAGCAAAAAGCTGAAAACG ATATCCCAGGCTTGCTTGGATCTTCAGGATCTCTGTCAGTCAACTTTTCCAA gtataaTCCCCTCTGGTCACTATGTGGATCCTCCTGCCGCAATCACTCCAGCGGACACGAGCAGTTGCAGCGCGCGAGCCCTCCAGATGCGCACCGCCCCGTTCCAGGCTCCTGAGAGCGCGTGCGGCATCCATATGCAGGGGAACGCATTCAGTGACACCCAGCAGCAGTTTGGGGACATGACGTTGCCCAGTAACTGCTACAatggcagcaacaacaacaacatcatcatcaacaacaacaacaataacaacaacaacaaccacaccaTCGGCGACGGCGgctacaacaacaaccacgCCGCctccctgcctcctcctcccaccttcCCGCTGCCTTGGTACTATGGACTCTCCTCAGATGCGGACTATTATGGGCATGAAATG GCTCCTGGCTCCCCAGAGTCACAGAAGCTCTACAGCCCCATGGATCATAACAGCTACTCGCCTCAAgactccttctcttcctcctcctcctcctgctacGACTCGCCCACCAGGATGGAGTCCAGCCACCACGGCTTTGCCTCAGAACACTTCCACTACCAGCACTGCAACCTTCAGGACTGTTACTGCCTGTCCCACTGTTGGTCGGGTCAGCAGGAGGGCTTCACTGCCCCTGAATACACACCTTGCTACAACCCCACAGACTATCCATACACCTGCCTGGTGGAGGAAAGCTTCAGGAGGGATTTGCAGACAAACGCTGAAATGTGTTACAATATATTATGA